One Henriciella litoralis genomic window carries:
- a CDS encoding M61 family metallopeptidase produces MTRRTPFLGLLMIAAAGFVAACSTTSPDQEADVTAAPMTITITPVLTGEEVTSIDMAIGVPAPDLDEGETFLSMAIVRVMAPSALADPASLVAMDDLGRVPMRIEEDPEDPSNFRQDRRWILERGTSGDIAIHYTLEPRLITASTRPGPLIDTRTELWGFYGSGNTMLALPDSGWPRDVDLSWDLSAMPDGAQAASSIGLGDATEATMTQQALNNTFFMAGPLKSQPDSGEGEFVIYWMTPAAFDLQGAAEWTEAAYDYFVDFFGQDVEAFRIFMRTTERFQGGGGGGHNSFIFGTVDGEDRDPMEVRYLLAHESIHHFVGGYGEGGGAGGQQWYSEGATSYYTIVLPYRAGLISAEAFVDEFNALALNYYTNPQSGLSNEEVTELFFSDSDAQLVPYNRGPLYFALLDQRMRQASSGTKRVDDLIFRFIEEQDAAENPVNFWRSILVDELGETGGAEFDAMMKGAPLDLTPDLFGPCITGEVTDLQTFARGFRPYVDDNGQTRIGPVVPGSPAELAGLQRYDIILNPGDLEAVETSTPGTPVSLDIQRENTSLTAEYVPWTPASPGLQWELRDVDPETCDL; encoded by the coding sequence ATGACACGTCGCACACCCTTTCTCGGCCTGCTCATGATTGCCGCAGCCGGATTTGTCGCCGCCTGCAGCACGACCTCACCTGACCAGGAAGCAGACGTCACGGCTGCCCCGATGACGATCACGATCACCCCGGTTCTGACGGGCGAAGAAGTGACCTCGATCGACATGGCGATCGGCGTTCCGGCACCCGATCTCGATGAAGGTGAGACTTTCCTCAGCATGGCCATCGTGCGCGTGATGGCACCGAGCGCGCTGGCCGATCCGGCGAGCCTCGTCGCCATGGACGATCTTGGCCGTGTCCCGATGCGGATTGAGGAAGATCCAGAAGACCCGTCAAACTTCCGTCAGGACCGGCGCTGGATCCTTGAGCGGGGCACGTCTGGCGATATTGCCATCCACTACACGCTCGAACCACGTCTTATCACGGCCAGCACCCGGCCCGGCCCACTCATTGATACGCGCACCGAACTCTGGGGCTTTTACGGCTCCGGTAACACCATGCTCGCGCTGCCTGATAGTGGCTGGCCGCGCGACGTCGACCTGTCATGGGACCTTTCTGCAATGCCGGACGGGGCCCAGGCCGCTTCAAGCATCGGCCTTGGCGATGCCACCGAAGCAACCATGACCCAGCAGGCTCTGAACAATACGTTCTTCATGGCAGGGCCTTTGAAGAGCCAGCCAGATAGCGGTGAAGGCGAATTCGTCATTTATTGGATGACTCCCGCCGCCTTTGATCTCCAGGGAGCGGCTGAGTGGACAGAAGCCGCCTATGACTATTTCGTCGACTTCTTCGGACAGGATGTCGAAGCGTTCCGCATCTTCATGCGAACGACAGAGCGCTTTCAGGGCGGCGGCGGCGGAGGCCACAACTCATTCATTTTCGGGACGGTGGACGGCGAAGATCGTGACCCGATGGAGGTGAGATACCTGCTCGCGCATGAATCCATCCATCACTTTGTCGGCGGCTATGGCGAGGGCGGCGGTGCTGGCGGTCAGCAATGGTACTCTGAAGGCGCCACCTCCTATTACACCATCGTCCTGCCCTATCGCGCCGGACTGATCAGCGCCGAAGCGTTCGTCGATGAGTTCAACGCCCTTGCCCTCAATTACTACACAAACCCGCAGAGCGGCCTGTCGAATGAAGAGGTAACCGAGCTGTTCTTCTCCGACAGTGATGCCCAACTCGTCCCCTATAATCGGGGCCCCCTCTATTTCGCGCTGCTTGATCAGCGCATGCGTCAGGCATCCAGCGGGACAAAGCGCGTCGACGATCTCATCTTCCGTTTTATTGAGGAGCAGGACGCCGCGGAAAACCCCGTCAACTTCTGGCGCTCCATTCTTGTCGATGAACTCGGCGAGACAGGTGGCGCAGAATTTGACGCCATGATGAAGGGTGCCCCGCTAGACCTCACGCCAGACCTCTTCGGTCCATGTATTACCGGTGAGGTGACAGACCTTCAAACCTTCGCAAGGGGGTTCCGCCCCTATGTGGATGACAACGGCCAGACCCGCATAGGCCCGGTCGTTCCGGGCTCACCAGCTGAGCTGGCGGGCCTCCAACGCTATGATATCATTCTGAATCCAGGTGATCTGGAAGCAGTCGAAACCAGCACACCGGGGACGCCGGTCAGCCTGGACATCCAGCGTGAAAACACCTCCCTCACGGCTGAGTATGTTCCCTGGACGCCTGCTTCCCCCGGGCTGCAATGGGAGCTGCGAGACGTCGATCCGGAGACGTGCGACCTCTAG
- a CDS encoding pyridoxal phosphate-dependent aminotransferase: MDQYSESEQAEWFSYAHWVRDALALMRSGTPGKIGLFESSVPEPTAMLASTIANSFRLGPPSSYQSVFMRSNPVIVEHLAERYQVPAETIHCTTGATSGVSLIYRSLLTKGHMALIEKPGFDIFTNCAHDADIESHFFERQGPDFAISVEAVIASLKPRTKMVVISDLHNPSGKSTGKETLERLAEALDERGIFLLIDEVYSDYCEVFEGRIDPHKHSNVLRVSSLTKTFGLSTLRCGWIIAHPDLLKPIRVRAEMADFSVSKLSHSVAAQVLLEHEQYDGWRRGHMEAARPMTEAALKAMQDDGLIDISLPLEGCICFPRVVGVEDTNALSKWLISNHGVVVVPGECFGQAGYVRIGYALNEATLAEALKRLAAGLAEYRAIMEKRAKIA, from the coding sequence TTGGACCAGTATTCTGAAAGCGAGCAGGCTGAGTGGTTCAGCTATGCGCACTGGGTCCGCGATGCGCTGGCGCTGATGCGCTCTGGCACGCCCGGAAAGATCGGCCTTTTCGAAAGCTCGGTGCCCGAGCCGACAGCGATGCTGGCAAGCACGATCGCCAATTCGTTCAGGTTGGGGCCGCCCTCCTCGTATCAAAGCGTTTTTATGCGCAGCAATCCGGTCATCGTCGAGCATCTGGCGGAACGGTATCAGGTGCCGGCTGAAACGATCCATTGCACCACCGGGGCGACGTCAGGTGTGTCGCTCATCTATCGCTCGCTCCTGACCAAGGGACATATGGCGCTGATCGAGAAGCCCGGCTTCGACATCTTTACCAATTGCGCTCACGATGCCGACATCGAGTCGCACTTCTTTGAGCGCCAAGGTCCGGACTTCGCCATTTCTGTCGAGGCAGTGATCGCCAGCTTGAAGCCGCGGACAAAGATGGTCGTCATTAGCGATCTACATAATCCAAGCGGCAAATCGACCGGCAAGGAGACGCTCGAACGTCTCGCCGAAGCGCTGGATGAACGCGGCATCTTTTTGCTGATCGATGAGGTCTACTCGGACTATTGCGAAGTGTTCGAAGGGCGGATCGACCCGCACAAGCATTCCAATGTGCTGCGGGTGTCGAGTCTCACCAAGACGTTTGGTCTCAGTACGCTTCGGTGTGGTTGGATCATCGCGCATCCGGACCTTCTGAAGCCGATCAGGGTCCGCGCCGAGATGGCGGATTTCAGCGTTTCCAAACTTTCCCATTCGGTCGCCGCTCAGGTGCTTCTGGAGCATGAGCAGTATGATGGCTGGCGGCGCGGCCATATGGAAGCTGCGCGTCCAATGACCGAAGCGGCCTTGAAGGCGATGCAGGATGATGGCCTGATCGATATTTCACTGCCGCTTGAGGGCTGCATCTGTTTTCCTCGGGTGGTGGGTGTCGAGGATACCAATGCCCTGTCGAAATGGCTGATTTCGAACCACGGCGTTGTCGTCGTCCCGGGCGAATGCTTTGGTCAGGCTGGTTATGTCCGCATTGGGTATGCCCTGAATGAGGCGACGCTCGCGGAAGCGCTCAAGCGACTGGCGGCGGGCCTTGCCGAATACCGCGCGATTATGGAGAAGCGGGCGAAGATCGCCTGA
- a CDS encoding TonB-dependent receptor domain-containing protein, with translation MSRYAMMRGLLGSCALVAIMPALGLQATAQEEEVITTSEADAGDDTARMDLVVTTGSRIKREVASTPAPVTSVGEQAFDDRGFVTAADALNDITSLNPDFNQAAGDGSASGSGQQFPELFGLGAGRTLTLVNGRRMVTSSSGLGDAQVDANIIPTGLIERIEVVQAGGAAVYGSDAIAGVINYILKDDFEGFEADVQFTEGENDAYNAQSARITAGTNFDNGRGNAAFNFEMSKSPLLRFSDLPVSNRSRITQSNSADTGPNDGIPSVSEVMPAYFWNFNGNGVVFTAPAPPPNFLARVNGSPVQFSPDGSIIPYDPGNILGIPFAEGGQGTRYSDLAGLRTGVDRMVGNAIGHYDLTPNLRLNWELLYADTQGESVPQGYVRTVLNQTDPALGAILFTRNNPFLTQDAIDSLSQANPGFAFGAPLWLSRNFYNDLFPSNVQENKTETWRGMAELEGDFDAGDRNFYWTVSGSYSEVLGEQRAWDANVALFNQAIQATRDVDGNIVCAINADNDPSNDDPNCAPLNPFGAGNISQAASEYVSVRTGSDFENTQIDFLATIGTELFQLPAGGVDAVLAYEHRREEASFTPLRANQLGLTGTGTLEKPTSGEYNTNELSVEVLVPIVGGDFTLPLVQELELSGTYRFVDNSIAGEESVWSLGTRWEPVDGVTVRATRSRNFRAPTLTQLFAPTTVTVTNAGNDPCDADRINAGPNPAVRRANCEAEWAANPQYGDLATFQDPAENFSIAAITSGGNPNLENEVSETTTYGIVLDQLLVPGLTFSADRIEIDLEDGLSAFSNEDFMATCYDSTSQPADICSVFTRLQAADGSNPAGTVISGRSTTFNAGQIVYRGEVYYLNYQFDTSFGDISLGLEATHTSELSTSVTGTTFNRTDNTVAQPDWAGKINAVYSTGPLRLTYQLNYLDEVKAREGATIENNPNPVIDSNITHSVSALYSLDNGVTFRAGIKNLTDEEPSYPTLVHGDILGRRYFAGMNIRF, from the coding sequence ATGTCGCGATATGCTATGATGCGGGGGCTGCTTGGAAGTTGTGCGCTGGTGGCAATCATGCCGGCGCTTGGGCTGCAGGCCACTGCCCAGGAAGAAGAAGTCATCACGACCTCTGAGGCCGATGCGGGTGACGATACAGCCCGTATGGACCTGGTGGTGACCACCGGGTCGCGCATCAAGCGCGAAGTGGCGTCAACGCCCGCACCTGTGACCTCTGTTGGCGAACAGGCCTTTGATGATCGCGGGTTCGTGACTGCCGCCGACGCGCTCAACGATATCACTTCGCTCAATCCGGATTTTAACCAGGCGGCCGGCGATGGATCGGCCAGCGGGTCAGGGCAGCAATTTCCAGAACTTTTCGGCCTCGGCGCTGGACGGACGCTGACGCTCGTCAACGGTCGACGGATGGTGACATCCTCCTCCGGTCTTGGCGATGCGCAGGTCGACGCGAACATCATCCCCACCGGGCTTATCGAGCGGATTGAGGTCGTTCAGGCCGGCGGCGCCGCGGTTTATGGTTCGGACGCCATTGCAGGCGTTATCAACTATATTCTGAAGGACGACTTTGAAGGCTTTGAAGCCGACGTTCAATTCACCGAAGGCGAGAATGACGCCTATAACGCACAGTCGGCGCGGATCACGGCGGGCACGAATTTTGACAATGGCCGCGGCAACGCAGCCTTCAACTTCGAAATGTCGAAGAGCCCATTGCTGCGCTTCTCTGACCTGCCGGTTTCGAACCGGTCGCGGATCACGCAGAGTAATTCCGCCGACACCGGCCCGAATGATGGCATTCCGTCCGTTTCCGAAGTGATGCCGGCCTATTTCTGGAACTTCAACGGCAATGGCGTCGTCTTCACCGCGCCCGCGCCTCCGCCTAACTTCCTGGCACGCGTCAACGGATCGCCGGTTCAGTTTTCACCGGACGGCTCCATCATTCCCTACGATCCTGGAAACATTCTCGGCATCCCATTTGCCGAAGGCGGGCAGGGGACCCGGTACAGCGATCTGGCGGGCCTTAGAACCGGTGTAGACCGGATGGTTGGCAACGCGATTGGTCATTATGATCTCACGCCGAACCTGCGACTGAACTGGGAACTGCTCTATGCTGACACCCAGGGTGAGAGCGTGCCACAAGGCTATGTGCGCACCGTGCTCAATCAGACCGACCCAGCGCTTGGCGCGATCTTGTTCACGCGGAACAACCCGTTCCTGACACAGGACGCGATCGACTCCCTCAGCCAGGCGAACCCCGGTTTTGCCTTTGGTGCGCCGCTCTGGCTGTCGCGCAACTTCTATAACGATCTCTTCCCGAGCAACGTCCAGGAGAACAAGACTGAGACTTGGCGTGGCATGGCGGAACTCGAAGGCGACTTCGACGCAGGAGACCGCAATTTCTATTGGACCGTGTCCGGCAGCTATTCAGAAGTTCTGGGTGAACAACGCGCCTGGGATGCGAATGTCGCGCTGTTCAATCAGGCCATCCAGGCAACCCGTGACGTCGACGGCAACATCGTCTGCGCGATCAATGCTGATAACGATCCGAGCAATGACGATCCAAACTGTGCGCCGCTTAACCCGTTTGGTGCCGGCAATATCAGCCAAGCGGCAAGCGAATATGTGTCGGTCCGTACGGGCAGCGACTTCGAGAACACCCAGATCGATTTCCTCGCCACGATTGGCACGGAACTGTTCCAGCTTCCGGCTGGCGGCGTCGATGCGGTGCTTGCCTATGAGCATCGCCGTGAAGAAGCGAGCTTTACGCCTCTGCGTGCCAACCAGCTTGGCCTGACAGGGACTGGGACGCTCGAAAAGCCGACCTCAGGTGAGTACAATACCAACGAACTGTCCGTCGAAGTGCTCGTGCCGATTGTTGGCGGCGACTTCACACTGCCGCTGGTTCAGGAACTCGAACTGTCCGGTACCTACCGGTTTGTCGACAACTCGATTGCCGGTGAGGAGTCCGTGTGGAGTCTCGGGACCCGCTGGGAACCAGTGGATGGCGTAACCGTCCGTGCGACCCGCAGCCGTAACTTCCGCGCCCCGACACTGACCCAGCTCTTCGCGCCGACGACGGTCACCGTGACCAATGCAGGCAACGATCCTTGCGATGCAGACCGGATCAATGCTGGGCCGAACCCGGCTGTCCGCCGCGCAAACTGTGAAGCCGAATGGGCCGCCAATCCTCAATATGGCGACCTTGCGACCTTCCAGGACCCGGCTGAGAACTTCTCGATCGCCGCGATTACCAGTGGTGGCAACCCGAACCTCGAGAACGAGGTTTCCGAGACGACCACCTACGGTATCGTTCTGGACCAGCTGCTCGTGCCCGGCCTGACCTTCTCGGCTGACCGCATCGAAATCGACCTTGAGGACGGCCTGTCGGCCTTCTCGAATGAAGACTTCATGGCGACCTGTTATGACAGCACGTCGCAACCGGCTGATATCTGTTCAGTGTTTACCCGGCTTCAGGCTGCAGACGGTTCCAACCCGGCTGGGACGGTCATCAGTGGTCGCTCAACCACCTTCAATGCCGGTCAGATCGTCTATCGCGGCGAGGTCTATTATCTGAACTATCAGTTCGACACCTCATTCGGCGATATCTCTCTTGGTCTCGAAGCCACGCACACGTCAGAACTCAGCACCTCTGTCACCGGCACGACTTTCAACCGGACGGACAATACGGTCGCTCAGCCTGATTGGGCTGGAAAGATCAACGCAGTCTATTCAACCGGACCTTTGCGGCTGACCTATCAGCTGAACTATCTGGACGAGGTGAAGGCACGTGAGGGCGCAACGATTGAGAACAATCCGAACCCGGTGATCGACTCCAACATCACGCATTCGGTCTCGGCCCTTTACTCGCTGGACAATGGCGTGACCTTCCGGGCTGGTATCAAGAACCTCACCGATGAAGAGCCGTCTTATCCGACGCTTGTTCATGGCGACATTCTGGGGCGGCGCTATTTCGCCGGCATGAATATCCGGTTCTAA
- a CDS encoding ECF-type sigma factor: MSDRIETQVLLQDWRGGDTAARNELFDRLYTELLQISAALLRVESNNSLSTGDLVNEAALRLIQLDRIDWQDRAHFLALSAKAMRRVLIDHARKKKADKREHQKVTLVTRFEGNAQRIDLDNLEKALIRLAALDEEKANIVELRYFGGLNLAEVGDLLGVSESTVKRQWRSARAWLMNALQDINV; encoded by the coding sequence GTGAGCGATCGAATAGAAACGCAAGTTCTGCTGCAAGACTGGCGTGGTGGCGACACCGCGGCGCGCAATGAGCTGTTCGATCGGCTGTACACCGAGCTATTGCAAATCTCGGCTGCCCTGCTCCGCGTCGAGAGCAATAATTCATTGTCGACCGGCGACCTCGTCAACGAAGCGGCCTTGCGTCTGATCCAGCTCGATAGGATTGACTGGCAGGACCGGGCGCATTTCCTGGCCCTTTCAGCAAAGGCGATGCGGCGCGTCCTGATTGATCACGCGCGGAAGAAAAAAGCGGATAAGCGGGAGCACCAGAAGGTCACGCTTGTGACGCGCTTTGAGGGGAATGCCCAGCGCATCGATCTCGACAATCTGGAAAAAGCGCTCATCCGGCTTGCGGCCCTCGACGAAGAGAAAGCCAATATCGTTGAGCTGCGCTATTTTGGCGGCCTCAATCTGGCAGAGGTTGGAGACCTTTTGGGCGTATCGGAATCGACCGTGAAACGGCAATGGCGCAGTGCCCGCGCCTGGCTCATGAATGCATTGCAGGACATCAATGTCTGA
- a CDS encoding zinc ribbon domain-containing protein encodes MNMLRTDASSANPARQSCCARSALDLDASFCEECGKPLYRCMAHAECGGLLDEGDMCPVCVNLELSLNAGAASSVREGGKLALPLTIRNASNVGRPLFITGLWITENDGPPRELKLPFARIEPQQTANVAVRTEILKYAGVHQVDLLIAVSTRYQWRQEEYVFSSNIIFPVEPKDPGGPATTINVNAQEVGAGFTVYNPTRIEADRSAGAPPQIEPLRLSHKRADAAERDYHKRGLDNGIRVPRDVELVWRGFSPDEAPFDGPIVKASGMLIAGRNSRRAGNDICLRVGEGLDELSLSISRLLFSLYIESGAFKLRAEGQYGLKVNDRQLKRTETMTLKSGDVIRPVVKAPSALSISVAFEIEHDDVRRIILTRESAK; translated from the coding sequence ATGAATATGCTCAGAACAGACGCATCAAGTGCAAATCCCGCGCGGCAGTCCTGTTGCGCGAGATCTGCGCTCGATCTGGACGCGTCTTTCTGTGAGGAGTGCGGCAAACCGCTTTATCGCTGTATGGCGCATGCCGAGTGCGGCGGTCTTCTCGATGAGGGCGACATGTGCCCGGTTTGCGTCAATCTGGAGCTGTCGCTCAATGCCGGCGCAGCGAGCTCCGTTCGCGAAGGCGGCAAGCTTGCTCTGCCTCTGACCATACGAAATGCGTCCAATGTCGGTCGGCCGCTGTTCATAACCGGCTTGTGGATCACCGAAAATGATGGCCCGCCACGCGAACTGAAACTGCCTTTCGCGCGAATTGAACCGCAGCAGACGGCGAATGTCGCCGTCAGGACCGAAATCCTGAAATATGCCGGCGTCCACCAGGTGGACCTGCTGATCGCGGTCTCGACCCGCTATCAATGGCGACAGGAAGAATATGTCTTCTCGAGCAATATCATCTTCCCGGTCGAGCCGAAGGACCCTGGCGGACCAGCGACGACGATCAATGTCAACGCACAGGAAGTCGGCGCAGGCTTTACGGTATATAATCCGACGCGCATCGAAGCTGACCGCTCTGCCGGAGCGCCTCCCCAGATCGAACCTCTTCGTCTGAGCCATAAAAGAGCCGACGCCGCTGAGCGCGATTATCACAAGCGGGGCCTCGACAATGGGATCAGGGTTCCGCGCGATGTGGAGCTGGTCTGGCGCGGCTTCAGCCCGGATGAGGCGCCATTTGATGGGCCGATCGTTAAGGCGTCAGGGATGCTGATTGCGGGCCGAAACTCAAGACGAGCGGGCAATGATATCTGTCTCAGAGTGGGGGAGGGGCTGGACGAGCTCAGCTTGTCGATCTCACGGCTTCTTTTTTCCCTCTACATCGAATCCGGCGCGTTCAAACTGCGCGCCGAAGGCCAATACGGGCTCAAGGTGAATGACCGGCAGTTAAAGCGGACAGAGACGATGACGCTGAAATCAGGGGATGTGATCCGGCCTGTCGTGAAGGCGCCGTCGGCCCTCTCTATCAGTGTCGCCTTTGAAATCGAACATGACGATGTCCGCCGCATCATCCTTACCCGGGAGTCGGCGAAGTAG
- a CDS encoding APC family permease has product MQKETEATGELRRDVGLAGVISLGLGTAVGVSVFSVLAPATALAGPAMLVSMLIAMVPMMVFGVVYSFMGAAAPVTGASFEWPRRFVHPLLGFMISWLRILGSTAAMIVLSLVLVSYLNSAIALPLKPAMFAILLLVLLMNLLGVSAAAFGQTLMLVILLATCAIFSFGSMPSIEPASFTPFASEGLAGILAAIPLLISLFLGIESATEIGGEVRRPERNIPLGIALSVGLTAMIYFGVAVAAIGVLGAAGLAASDAPLLDAASISLGSWGKVLILVSATVAIGSSINATFIIMSRFLYAMAKAGMLPSILANVHERTGVPRPAIFLAFVLCCFGLFMPSNLVFLFLAVNIPTILKYGSTCLSSIMLMRREPELYEASTFKPPRAAVVGFAVTGIVLGAAIIVLGWSADWRPYALLGGWAVAGLLYYAAARAAPDQPKA; this is encoded by the coding sequence ATGCAGAAGGAAACCGAAGCGACAGGTGAGTTGCGCCGCGATGTCGGGCTGGCAGGTGTTATTTCGCTCGGGCTCGGCACGGCGGTTGGCGTGTCGGTCTTTTCTGTGCTGGCGCCTGCGACCGCGCTGGCCGGACCGGCCATGCTGGTCTCGATGCTGATCGCGATGGTGCCGATGATGGTTTTCGGCGTTGTCTATTCTTTCATGGGCGCTGCTGCACCGGTCACCGGAGCCTCATTCGAGTGGCCTCGGCGTTTTGTCCATCCGCTGCTGGGCTTCATGATCAGTTGGCTGCGTATATTGGGCAGCACGGCGGCGATGATTGTCCTGTCGCTGGTGCTCGTTTCATATCTCAACAGCGCGATTGCATTGCCGCTGAAGCCCGCCATGTTCGCCATTCTGCTGCTTGTCCTTCTGATGAACCTTTTGGGGGTCTCAGCGGCAGCGTTCGGCCAGACGTTGATGCTGGTTATCCTGCTGGCGACATGCGCGATCTTCAGCTTCGGCAGCATGCCATCGATTGAGCCTGCCTCTTTCACGCCCTTCGCCAGTGAAGGCCTCGCCGGTATTCTGGCCGCGATCCCGCTTTTGATCTCCCTCTTCCTCGGGATTGAGAGTGCGACGGAGATTGGCGGGGAGGTTCGCCGGCCAGAGCGCAACATTCCACTTGGTATTGCTCTTTCTGTCGGGCTGACGGCGATGATCTATTTTGGTGTGGCCGTCGCGGCTATCGGTGTCCTCGGCGCAGCCGGTCTGGCCGCCTCCGACGCGCCGCTGCTCGATGCTGCGTCGATCTCGCTCGGCAGTTGGGGAAAAGTGCTGATCCTTGTCAGCGCCACCGTTGCCATCGGAAGCTCGATCAACGCCACTTTCATCATCATGTCGCGGTTTCTTTATGCGATGGCGAAGGCCGGAATGCTGCCTTCTATTCTCGCAAACGTGCATGAGCGCACAGGTGTGCCGCGCCCAGCGATCTTCCTGGCGTTCGTGCTTTGCTGTTTCGGCTTGTTTATGCCGAGCAATCTCGTCTTCCTGTTTCTGGCGGTGAATATTCCGACAATCCTGAAATATGGATCGACCTGCCTGTCCTCCATCATGTTGATGCGGCGCGAGCCGGAGCTTTATGAGGCCTCGACCTTCAAGCCTCCGCGCGCAGCAGTCGTGGGCTTTGCGGTGACCGGTATCGTGCTTGGCGCGGCGATCATCGTCCTTGGATGGTCGGCGGACTGGAGGCCTTATGCGCTACTGGGCGGCTGGGCCGTTGCAGGTCTTCTCTATTATGCTGCGGCGCGGGCTGCGCCGGATCAGCCGAAGGCCTGA
- a CDS encoding M61 metallopeptidase family protein: protein MDRHFRFFRKQQANGLNCRGLAGAILSCGLAVSCSVPGEPEAAEPVIAAEKAPEYSLLLRPEVDGDGVVEAIGVHSTLTGGLSDGEERLKLIAPVVYVNVEGIADRITELEVTDAEGLVEFTIEEDDPVPGGYPYFRHWTATRPLSFPVTIDYRALVQPEGGPSGPAFGIRPSAGGISGAGAGFMIVPENANSLTSVLDWDLSAFDEPSVGVTTFGDGRAEVAGPPTSIMQGWYLAGPAEHYPNDLSTGNFHAYWLGDFPFDEYEEMAFTEKMYFFFEDYFEHLDPAPDYRVFMRVLQTPPYGGGTALSNSFMLSRGPLQPGETGDETRTVFVHELLHQWTGSVEGGAIDENWFSEGLTTYYELTLPFQAGETSLDDYVEGLNWLSRGFYTNPARDWSIAEIKKVGFDNGDIRHVPYYRGALYFADLDSRLKAASGGGTDLHDFMTDVFAARESGEIVLDADKWRELVSEATGTDESAFHKAVHVTGKSFFPAANAFGDCVTGVKTSVEVDGEVFETMEWAPVEGVDLNTCRG, encoded by the coding sequence ATGGACCGACACTTTCGATTTTTCCGCAAGCAGCAAGCCAACGGTTTGAATTGCCGGGGCCTCGCCGGGGCGATCCTGTCATGTGGGCTTGCCGTCTCATGTTCGGTTCCGGGGGAGCCGGAGGCCGCAGAGCCGGTCATCGCAGCTGAGAAAGCACCAGAATATTCGCTCCTGTTGCGTCCGGAAGTCGATGGCGACGGTGTCGTCGAAGCCATCGGTGTGCATTCAACGCTGACGGGCGGATTGTCCGACGGTGAGGAGAGGCTGAAGCTGATCGCACCGGTCGTTTATGTGAATGTCGAGGGCATTGCGGACCGGATTACAGAGCTTGAAGTAACCGATGCCGAAGGCCTGGTCGAGTTCACAATAGAAGAGGATGACCCGGTCCCCGGCGGTTATCCCTATTTCCGGCACTGGACGGCGACCCGTCCGCTCAGCTTTCCGGTCACCATAGACTATCGCGCGCTTGTGCAGCCAGAAGGCGGCCCGTCGGGCCCGGCTTTCGGGATACGCCCGTCAGCGGGCGGCATCAGCGGCGCTGGTGCGGGCTTCATGATCGTGCCGGAAAATGCCAATTCGCTGACGTCTGTGCTGGACTGGGACCTTTCAGCCTTCGATGAGCCTTCGGTGGGGGTGACGACTTTTGGCGATGGACGCGCCGAAGTTGCGGGCCCTCCGACCTCGATCATGCAGGGCTGGTATCTGGCTGGTCCGGCTGAGCATTATCCCAATGACCTTTCGACGGGAAATTTCCATGCCTACTGGCTCGGCGATTTCCCGTTCGATGAATATGAGGAAATGGCCTTCACTGAGAAGATGTACTTCTTCTTCGAGGACTATTTCGAGCATCTCGATCCCGCACCAGACTATCGCGTCTTCATGCGTGTCCTGCAGACGCCGCCCTATGGCGGCGGCACCGCGCTTTCCAATTCTTTCATGCTGTCGCGTGGTCCTCTCCAGCCAGGTGAGACAGGAGACGAGACGCGCACCGTGTTCGTGCACGAGCTGCTGCATCAATGGACCGGATCGGTCGAGGGGGGCGCTATTGACGAGAACTGGTTCTCCGAAGGGCTGACGACCTATTACGAGCTGACGCTGCCCTTCCAGGCGGGCGAGACTTCACTTGATGACTATGTCGAAGGCCTCAACTGGCTCAGCCGCGGTTTCTACACCAATCCGGCCCGGGACTGGTCGATCGCTGAAATCAAAAAGGTCGGCTTTGATAATGGGGATATTCGGCACGTGCCTTACTATCGCGGGGCGCTTTATTTCGCCGATCTCGACTCCCGGCTGAAGGCTGCGAGCGGTGGGGGGACCGATCTGCATGACTTCATGACGGATGTGTTTGCAGCGCGGGAGTCCGGCGAGATTGTGCTCGATGCGGACAAGTGGCGTGAACTGGTCAGCGAAGCGACCGGCACAGATGAGAGCGCTTTCCACAAGGCTGTCCATGTCACGGGCAAATCGTTCTTCCCCGCCGCCAATGCCTTTGGCGACTGCGTCACTGGGGTGAAAACCAGTGTCGAGGTCGATGGCGAAGTGTTTGAGACAATGGAGTGGGCACCGGTTGAGGGCGTTGATCTGAATACCTGCCGCGGCTGA